The genomic window TTTTCTCGTGATCTGATCTATGTGAAAAGTCTTATTCATCAAGCAGCTCATTATTCCAAAGGTCACATGTACTCATCTATAAAAGAATTTTCTATCCTCAAGCATTTTGGTGTTGATTGTCATCCTCCCCCTCCGCCATCTATTAAACACGTCAATTGGATCATGCCTCCTAGTTTTTGGGTGAAGTGCAATACTGATGGAGCCTCTAGAGGTTCTCCAGGTATTTCTTCTTGTGGTGGCATCTTTAGAGACCATCTTGGTACTTTTTTAGGTGCATTTTCAGCTAACATTGGTGTTGCAACCTCTCTTTATGCTGAAATTTGCGCTGCAATTTATGCTATTGAATTTGCTTCTGCTAAAGGATGGACCCGTCTTTGGCTTGAATGTGACTCTATCCTCTTAGTTCAAGCTTTCACTAATGTGAATGTGGTCCCTTGGAAGCTGAAGGTTAAATGGAAAAATTATCTTCATATCGTTagaaattttcgttttagattttttcatatttatagagaaggAAATACTTGTGCAGACAGATTAGCTAATGCgggtttttttgttgatgggtTAGTCTGGTGGGATCAATTACCAAGTTGCTCTAGAGAGAGTTTCTTTAGAGATAGAGTTGGTTTGTCTAATTATCGCTTTCGCTAATCTTGTTTTGGTGGGTTTGGTTTATGCCCCCCCaccctttcttttgttttttcattctaATAATACTTTTGGTGAGATGGTAGAGGAGTGATAGTGCATtgaggtgccaacatagttgggatgtcgaTGAATTATTATTTGGAGGTTTAGGTcgaatgatatatatatatatatatccttgGTTTTATCCCTTGGGGTTTTCAAGAAAaagtttttaatgaggcagtggCAGGTTCcttgtatttttgtttccttgggttttggtctagtccccccaagtttgtctcttttttctttctttctaataaatttattagggtgctgcaaatgataggtgatgattatggggtgccaacaacatagttgggatgtcataGTTATCATGTGATGTCTGTGCACGCtaatgtttttatatatatatatatatatatatatatatatatatatatatatatatatatatatatatatatatatatagggttttgCTAATGTACACCTGtttatttttaagaaggtgtgttagcaagttataactaaaaagtagttaaatacaccctaaggtgcatgttgctaatacacaccttctaagaaataagtgggtgtacgttagcaactGCTATAGGCATTTGCTATAATACACCTACTtaatttttagaaggtgtgtgttagcaaatgataactaaaaagtagttaaatacaccttttgctaatgcacaccttcataaaaaACAGTGGGTGTGCATTAAcaaatcttatatatatatatataataaaaaagtaaaaaaaataaaaaaaaatgatttttttttaatttatagataatattaataacataaaaaatagtcatttatCTTTgaagttaatataaaaaaatgtcatattataaccaataatattaaaataacttctAGCTATTTAAAAAAGGTTGtctttctaataattttttgacttaagttatttatattttttgagatTGGACCTAATTATCCTTCTTTCAAAAAGGccaatctctattttttttgtttttgtgattgtTTGGATTAAGCTATAAGCATAACTATACCTAAAGAATTGTAATTTTCCCACCCCCTAGATTCACTCAGTCACCCCCTGAAATTACCATAAGACCTCCTCGCTATCTACATTGTGAGCAACTGTGCGCCTCCTGGAAAGCGAGTGTAAAAATTAGTGACCATTTGGAAGTGGTTTCAAcccatagattttttttttgaaaaacaacgTTCACGTTTTACACAGCGAACATGAATGCGACTGTTCCCTTGCTAGAAAGCGAACGTTttccatatatatatgtatggaCCTTCAGACACAAACAATACACATTTTCACCTCCTTGTTTTTCCTCCCCAAACCCTTACCAAAACCGGCGATTTTGGCCAAAGTGGTGTTTCAAGGTCACAATCCAACCATCAAAGAGCTCCACGAACATCCCAATGAGTTGAATGCAAAGGTAATCACACTCTAAAACATTTCTCTTTCGTTTTGCAAAGCATTTCGTTTACATCACGTCAAACATACTTTGTTGATTGAGTTTGCTTCCTATTTAGCGAGCATGCATGTAATCGTTCGCTTTCTAGGTAGCGAACATGTCTGAGACTGAAATTTACTGCTATGTTATTTCCATTTTAATTCAAGGAGTGTGATGGATTTTACACATTATATTCTTATACTTAGTATACTAAGTTCTCAACTTCAAATCTTTTAACATTTGCTTGTATATATAAATGTCAACATTTAATGTCCTCAATAAAATTGCATTTACcctttcaatttattttatagacAGGTTAACCGGAGCAAGGACCAGGCATGAACTGATGATCGAGGCTGAGCTTGGATTGTCGGATTAGAAGACTTcgtcttcttctttgtttttgttaaatCTATTATTTAGATTTCAGTTATCATTTCAGCTGCATTGTATTGATTATCACATTCTCGTGATAATTTGTAATTCAAATAATTATTCTGTGATCTTAATATCTCGACTaaatattttagacaatttagTTGGGgtgtttgaaattaaaaaaatgattaatttaaatatgCAACGcggtaaaacatgagaatttaaATACAATACCACCaagatattttaataaaaaaattaaattaaatttaaaataaaatattcattacTTTAACAATTTATACTATGAAGCCAGATACTTAATACAAATATGATACAACATGAATATACAATAAAATATgagaatttaaataaaaaattaataaaaaaattcatactttAATACCACCAAgatactttaataaaaaattattatttttttttaaaaaaatacattgctTAAACAATTCATAATAAttgtatttaaataaaaaattaataaaatattcacACTTTAATACCAAgatactttaataaaaaaatcattgctTAACAATTCATAGTAATTGAATCCATCTATTCTCCTCCATTACAGCTAGACAATTGTCTAACTTATTATAGCAGAAAAGTTGTATGTAATATATGATTGAATCATTTAGtgatttatgaatatttttttatttaaatcctCTCCAATTTTTACCCTCATGTTTTTCACTTTTTCCTCGTATATTTTTTAAGGGCAAAGTCTATAGTGCACAAGTCTCTCAAGTTGTACACCATGCACAAGTAACCGAAAacactataacgaatacaaattttacaaaatccatttTGATTTAaatcatttataaattttttgaaaaaaattaaaaatcatttaatatgttaaataatttttaaaagtaagGAAAGGAAGGAACATAGTCAATTGCAAATACATAATCAATTGCAGCCATTGATATACACAATGCAATGCTACAAACTGACATTCTTTCATACAAAGAACAACTCCACCCAAAataaacccaaaaaaagaaaagaaaaacaggaACATAATCCCAACCAACTAGGAAACTACAACATTAttaaaaacaagaaaacaaagTACAGCTATATATATGGATAATGATTATGATTAAACACGAGTTCCACCAACAGGAGCACCCTTGTGCATAGGATCACCAGTCGCTCCTCCTCCAACACCATAGTCAGTGTCACGATAACCTGGTCCATATCTGTTGTTGAACAGCCCTGCATGTATCAGCAGCAAGTACAACAACTGCGTGAATGTCAGGATGATTATGAATGCTTCCACCATCCTCAGCCTCCATCCTCTATGTCCTCCTATGTGTATCTGCTTGCAAGCCAACCTATTCAAAATAGGTACAATAGTTAGTTGTCACATCACATTACAAATCATCATGTTGAACACTTTGTGTCTGGTGTCTGTATTTTGTGTCTGGTGTCCGTGTCTGTATTGAGTTGAACACGGTGTGTGCGCGGTGCCTGTGTTAGTGTTGAGTTGTGTGTGGTGTCTGTGTCTCTATGTCTGTGTTATGTCTGATATTTGTGTCACGAATATCGagacctaactcatccttacaaaaccggcttgtaaggtgaggattatctcctctttataaactaaatcccaccgaatgttggccgctaacacaccccctcacgcttcagCCCGGCCCAATGAGCCTGAAGCGTGAACGATGTCGGAAGCCCAACGATAGacccgataggctctgataccatgtcacgaatatcgagacctaactcatccttacaaaaccggcttgtaaggtgaggattgtctcctctttataaactcttctcaagagtcctatctatccgatgtggaaCTAAATCCCACCaagtgttggccgctaacagTATCTGTGTTAGTCGGCGTGTTGTGTCGTGTTGTGTCTGGTGTCTATATCAGTGTTGTGTCTGATATCTGTGAGGCAGATTCTTGCTAGTATACCCCATGGCTAGAGCAGTAACAGCCCAAGCAATGATTGAAGTGGCTCCTGCAGAAGCTAAACTATCACTCCTCCAAGCTCTAATGTGATTTCCACCTATAAATTTTGACACTATACCAAGAACAGAAGCTAAAAGGGCAAACACCAAGAAGAACATGGTAGCACCATTTCCTCCAAAACCTGAATCAAACAAACACATACACAAAAAGGGTCATTCCATTTTTCCCAAATTAAATTAGgaaaatttatataaatcaaGCAAGTCAACTTTTTGGACACATTATTAAATGTTGTGAAAAAAGTGgtcatttttttgttacatttaatGATTTGATGACtcaaaattagtaaaatgaaCTTACTTGGGTGATAAGTTTGGCCATTGATGAACCTATTGAGACACCAACTAGCAAAACCAAGAACAATGAAATACATGAGCAAGTTCAGAAACAGCAATGGAGCTAGAACATTTCTTCCCACCATAGCCATACTTCAAAAGCTTGTAGAAATTTTGAGTCTTTCACAAAGAAATGCAGAGAGTTACTTGCTTTTGCACCGATTAATGCAACTTTTCAGGCTTTTGTTTTGTGAGCTTTAGAGTGTGGGATTGTGAAGCTATAAATAGAGAGTCCAAAAGGTACTTTGAAGACACGTGTCAATCAATAAGTCTAGCATGTGTGCTTTCATGTCCAGGTGGTAGGACACTTGTCATTTTCTGTCATAGTGTTCTTCACAAATCCATTCTCTCTTTcgattcttttttttaataattgaatttgaatctcAAATCTCAAAGTTTTATAACGGTGCCTTATCCatcgaaagaaaaaaaaataacaaatcaacCGTTGTTTATAAGTTACTAGTCCTTTTTCTTtggataaataaaatattgatgctacatagtttttttttattaagtcaTTAAAAGTAAAGGTTAAAGATATAATGTTACAATTTGCAAAATGTTATTAGTTAAAATTCTGTTATCTgtgcttaactcagttggtccGGAATCCGGATAAGGATCGGAGTTCGAAATCCAAAcatcttacttatttattttaaagtgaaatttctaattATTAAACTACTTTAAAAAACTCTGTTACTGAAATGAGATTTGTTTACAATTTACATAGGAGTACACATTAAGCAAAATCTAGAAACTGCTGTTCAATATTTAGTAGAGTTGCAACATTGTTTTTATCGGTGgaccttaatttttttcattaaatttcttttatcatTGCACATTAAATGTAGTCTAGAATATTCATATAAATGTGGTCATGGTTTTGGCATGTCGACATTGTTACAGAATAGGATCTCTATTGGTTGAACACTTGTGTATATGTTCTGTTGTGTTCCAGAGAGATGtattttattcttatatatCCAATTGGAGAACTATAAATAATGAGAATTCGGACTCTTATGTCTTGAGGTGTCGTTCACCGTTTTAGATCGTTCAGATTGAGACACCAAAAGCTTCacttttatctttaaattttcaACTTGGAAGTGCACTTATCACGATTTATTATGGGTTAAGGCTTGCTATAGATATTACGCAGTTGTTATCCTAAATGTTTAGATACGAtgaagattaatttttttttttggactggTATGATGAAAATGAATTGGAAGGTTCTCTTGCTTGTTCTCTTAAGGAAGAAAATTTTAGTGTCAATTTTCTTACTAAATTGGGATTGGCGAAGGAATAAACttgtgattttggccccctagaCGAGTCAACGCACATGCGGCAAGCCATGTTAACGTGACATGTGAGTCATTGTCCTTGTAGCAAAACATGCTGATGTTACGTGTGAGTCACTTAATTGCTACATGCATGTTGACTTGATCAAATTCAGTTGGGGGCGGGGCGCATCCTTTTACAAAATGAGCTAAAATTGTAAATTTGTGAaagtaatattttaaaagttaaggtgtcaaaatcacaaatttataaaaaataggaggcaaaaatacaatttagcctaaaaacaaagataataattgttataaaatgcagaaaattattttgattagaTTATCAAGCCTAGATCAAACTGATTCATTTAACAGAACTCCAAGGTCCCTGGGCTACAGCAAGAAAATAAGGTACAAATATTATTGTATTTAATTAAACGTTGGGGTAGCTTTTTAAAGTAAGGCTACTTGTTGGTGCTTTTAGCAGCTGGTTTGCTTCCTTTTCCCTATATACAACCAAAGATCAAAACCTTAATTTTGGTAATTAATTAAGCACatattgttggtgtaagccctagagaccaattatttataattgcatgatacttgtattggataatttacttattaaataaaagcttttctttattatgtttatgtgttaaataataatagagtccctagaatagtaagttcattgaatggaacgttaagtgtgacttaatcgtgagaatccattacacatgagaacactattcttaaaacatccgtagtcgagctttaatgtgaattgggataacatcaaatcatagagactattatgttggtagactgatgatcacatctcacggatcatagataaagagttatcaagtcttcacatagatataaatattaagagtaatatttatatcggattgacccaccatgagaatactacatagtatgttatgaaatgtcataagatattctcatagtgataagtggtgtattccacccttcgacctgaaaccactatgttccctagatgtaggagtgtagtactttgtcgccattcaaagttatccgtaacaggatgactataaagttggtcgatgggtattccacgaatcatgctaagggacatgagtgacctagatggaatttacccctcctacataacaggagatatgtctatgggcccaatattgaacttaacaagggtgacgtactatgccttgtgttcaatatagacataagggtaaaagggtaattatacacatgagtttttatcacggaaaggtttgtcagatcacgtgacattcttgtgatttgggtagcagtgatgtgttgctagataccgctcactgtttataatattaagattaatattattgccaacgtcataagaacctacagggtcacacacataaggacagtcgatatggaagaaataagtaagacttattttgaggGTGCGATTAGTGAAAAACAGTTTTGCGCTTAAGAAGACCATACACCGTTTGGCCCaactgaccacacaagaaactctataaatagaagcttgtgtagttcagtTTGTGTTTGCTtttttcacaattcgttttTCAGAGAAACCCTGAAActctgaaaccctaaccgcacttcctaagccttcatcttgtagcagctagcactgaaagttgaagacctgttcgtgtggactagctagaggtgctgccgtcgtgtggtgcttgtgatcaacgaagagaagcaaagagtttgctgtttcagttctacaaaggtataacgtttaaccctgatcatgcccattcgcaaggatccatcgaaggaaaaatttaaaattccgctgcgttttacactCTGTTTTAAACACGATTTTCCTTCACATATAAAGGTTAATTAAgcacaaaagataaaataaaatcaaacttaTGTCGATAGATAAGCAACATGAAAAAGTGTCACTGTTTTGAAAAAGAAGATACCTTTCTCTTATTAGATTCTTGAGGCTTCTGTTGAGGTTTCTTTGAAGATGATTTAGAACCTTGACCCTTTAGTGCACCATCACTAGCTTTAGGAGTAGCTTCTTTCTTGGCCTGCCCAAAAAGTTGGGTTCCAACAGGTTTTTCAGCCTTCAAGGATGCCATTTTGCACAAAATAAAGAGACTCTAATCTATGAGTCTATATTGTTGTTCTTGTAATGCATTTTGTGAAACACAACAAATATGCCTTTTATAGGAGTCTAAAGCCACTAGGAACGAATCACAACTTGCATTGGATGATGGTGAATTAATGCATGGTGGAGAATAGATAAAGAATAGCATAAATTACAAGAAGATCATGCAAGTATGCAACAATTTTGAATCAGATACTTGTAATTATAATGATCAGTAAAATTTAGTAATATTATTATCTTTAAATGAAACATATAGCTATAAGTTGGCACTATGTTTCAGTATAAAATTGACCTAATAACTATAATTAGCCTAGTGTACCAACAATAGATTAGTCATTAGTCTGAGTGGTAAGGAATTTTGACCTCTTTAGGAAGTGGTCGGAAATCTGATTTTTGATCCTTATGTATCgaaaaaaattcggttgaaaaaggaaaaattttGTATGCCCAACTTATTCTCCGCCTAATATGAGATTATGTGAGTTTAGCCCCTTCGATTTGACCTAATTGGTTGGTGATGATTCTCAATTGGAAGTTTAAAGGGCTACTGCTAACAATTATACGAGTGATTCGGCACCACATTTTtaccaaaaccttaaggtgttaggtttatgggtcatctcacttataaaatgttcaacctccactttt from Trifolium pratense cultivar HEN17-A07 linkage group LG1, ARS_RC_1.1, whole genome shotgun sequence includes these protein-coding regions:
- the LOC123920071 gene encoding membrane protein PM19L is translated as MAMVGRNVLAPLLFLNLLMYFIVLGFASWCLNRFINGQTYHPSFGGNGATMFFLVFALLASVLGIVSKFIGGNHIRAWRSDSLASAGATSIIAWAVTALAMGLACKQIHIGGHRGWRLRMVEAFIIILTFTQLLYLLLIHAGLFNNRYGPGYRDTDYGVGGGATGDPMHKGAPVGGTRV